Proteins encoded within one genomic window of Bradyrhizobium sp. AZCC 1719:
- the ftsZ gene encoding cell division protein FtsZ: MGGTDIRELRARIIVFGVGGAGGNAVNNMIDAGLEGVEFIVANTDAQALTSSKARRVIQMGTQVTGGLGAGAQPDIGRAAAEEAIDEIRDHLTGAHMVFITAGMGGGTGTGAAPVIARTARELGILTIGVVTKPFQFEGQRRMRYAEAGIAELLKAVDTLLIIPNQNLFRVANEKTSFADAFAMADQVLYSGVACISDLIVKEGLINLDFADVLSVMREKGKAMMGRGEASGDKRVLNAAVAAISNPLIENPSIKRASGLIVSITGGRDLTLFEVDEAATRIRDEADQDANIIVGATFDATLEGIVRVSVVATGIDNLDATGQTQAAEGLLTDLAGRLSNDRRRIAERNVPPQFANPPSLIPPPRHLEARPPIAQQARHAAPQRLDPHGRASPARAPIEEKVLDIPAFLGSKAN; the protein is encoded by the coding sequence ATGGGTGGCACCGATATTCGCGAGTTGAGGGCGCGCATTATCGTGTTCGGGGTGGGAGGTGCCGGCGGCAATGCCGTCAACAACATGATCGACGCGGGGCTTGAAGGCGTCGAATTCATCGTCGCCAATACCGACGCCCAGGCGCTCACCAGTTCGAAGGCCAGGCGCGTCATCCAGATGGGCACGCAGGTCACCGGAGGCCTTGGCGCCGGTGCCCAGCCCGATATCGGCCGTGCCGCGGCGGAAGAGGCCATCGACGAGATCCGCGATCATCTGACCGGCGCGCACATGGTGTTCATCACCGCCGGCATGGGCGGCGGAACCGGCACCGGAGCCGCGCCCGTCATCGCCAGGACGGCGCGTGAACTCGGCATTCTCACCATCGGCGTCGTCACCAAGCCGTTCCAGTTCGAGGGCCAGCGCCGCATGCGCTATGCCGAAGCCGGCATCGCGGAACTCTTGAAGGCGGTGGACACCCTCCTGATCATCCCGAACCAGAACCTGTTCCGGGTGGCCAACGAGAAGACGTCCTTTGCCGATGCCTTCGCGATGGCCGACCAGGTGCTTTATTCGGGCGTGGCCTGCATCAGCGACCTCATCGTCAAGGAAGGCCTGATCAATCTCGATTTCGCCGACGTCCTCTCGGTCATGCGCGAGAAGGGCAAGGCCATGATGGGCAGGGGCGAGGCTTCCGGCGACAAGCGCGTGCTCAACGCTGCGGTAGCGGCGATTTCCAACCCGTTGATCGAGAATCCCTCGATCAAGCGCGCCAGCGGCCTGATCGTTTCCATCACCGGCGGCAGGGATCTGACGCTGTTCGAGGTGGACGAAGCCGCCACCCGCATTCGCGACGAGGCCGATCAGGACGCCAACATCATCGTCGGCGCGACCTTCGATGCCACCCTCGAAGGCATCGTCCGCGTTTCGGTCGTGGCCACTGGCATCGACAATCTCGACGCGACAGGCCAGACGCAAGCCGCGGAAGGCCTGCTCACGGACCTCGCCGGCAGGCTGAGCAACGACCGGCGTCGCATCGCCGAGCGTAACGTGCCGCCGCAATTCGCCAACCCGCCCTCGCTCATCCCGCCGCCGCGCCACCTCGAAGCGCGGCCGCCGATCGCCCAACAGGCGCGGCATGCGGCACCGCAGCGCCTCGATCCCCACGGTCGCGCTTCTCCCGCGCGCGCTCCGATCGAGGAAAAGGTTCTGGATATCCCGGCTTTCCTGGGCAGCAAGGCCAACTGA
- a CDS encoding protein-L-isoaspartate(D-aspartate) O-methyltransferase, translated as MIMKILLLLVLSLVVVAREATAQEVECDRERAAMVESVRAYARRSHASALGQQGLSERVLEAMARTKRHLFIPERSCSIAYADRPASIGHGQTISQPFIVALMTELAGVAPDHVVLEVGTGSGYQAAILAHLARKVCTIEIVQSLADTAAKTLRELAYDNVSVRHGDGYAGWPECGPFDAIVVTAALGEVPPPLIEQLKVGGQLVMPVGSAYTSQQLTVVEKVAPDKTTTRAVALVRFVPFTRSKD; from the coding sequence ATGATCATGAAGATCTTGCTGCTGCTCGTTCTGTCCCTGGTTGTCGTCGCGCGGGAGGCGACGGCACAGGAAGTGGAATGTGACCGCGAACGCGCGGCCATGGTCGAATCCGTCCGGGCCTACGCCCGTCGTTCCCATGCCAGTGCTTTGGGACAACAGGGCCTCTCCGAGAGAGTTCTTGAGGCCATGGCGCGAACGAAACGCCATCTGTTCATCCCTGAGCGGTCCTGCTCCATTGCATATGCGGACAGGCCGGCTTCGATCGGCCACGGCCAGACCATATCGCAGCCGTTCATCGTGGCCTTGATGACAGAGTTGGCCGGGGTCGCGCCCGATCATGTCGTGCTTGAGGTCGGTACGGGTTCGGGCTACCAGGCCGCCATCCTTGCGCATCTGGCACGGAAGGTCTGCACCATCGAGATCGTCCAATCATTGGCCGACACCGCCGCGAAAACACTCAGAGAGCTCGCATATGACAATGTGAGCGTCAGGCATGGCGATGGCTATGCTGGCTGGCCCGAATGCGGTCCTTTTGATGCAATCGTCGTAACCGCGGCACTTGGCGAGGTGCCGCCGCCGCTGATCGAGCAGCTTAAAGTGGGTGGCCAGCTCGTCATGCCGGTGGGATCCGCCTACACCAGTCAGCAACTCACGGTCGTCGAAAAAGTCGCCCCCGACAAGACGACGACGCGCGCCGTTGCCCTCGTGCGCTTTGTGCCCTTTACGCGTTCAAAAGATTAA
- a CDS encoding FAD-binding oxidoreductase — protein MTAEEQAFVLGRYSEKFARDAFETKVVPRLEDLTLRAPRVVAPASLAAYCTSDRYDRVAHAYGKSYPDYVRAMLGDYDSAPDVVAYPRNEAEIAAVMDWAGGVRASLTPFGGGSSVCGGVEPRVDGISYKAAVTLDLRNLGKVVEVDQISRAALIEGGAFGPSLENQLKPYGVTLRHFPQSFAYSTLGGWIATRSGGHFASLYTHIDDFVESLRVVTPRGIMETRRLPGSGAGPSPDRMFIGSEGTLGVISRAWMRLQPRPKFRAGASVRFDSFFGAARALRAIAQAGLYPSNCRILDAQEAFNTGAADGSVAIMVLGFESGDHSPDAWMARALECCADHGGIPEASKAGDAHLEGAAGIWRNAFIRMPYAREFLTPAGIINDTFETAITWERFESFHDKVKAATEDAILEATGVKGEVTCRFTHVYPDGPAPYFSFHALGRHGALLEQWQAIKNAASDALIEAGGTITHHHAVGRDHRPWYDRQRPELFAAALRAAKRELDPQGMLNPGVLIDP, from the coding sequence ATGACTGCCGAGGAGCAGGCCTTTGTGCTCGGCCGCTACAGCGAAAAATTTGCGCGCGATGCATTTGAGACAAAAGTCGTCCCGCGTCTGGAGGACCTGACATTGCGCGCGCCGCGCGTGGTAGCACCGGCCTCACTTGCCGCTTATTGCACGAGCGACCGATACGACCGCGTCGCGCATGCCTACGGCAAATCCTATCCAGACTACGTGCGAGCCATGCTCGGCGATTACGATAGCGCGCCCGACGTGGTCGCCTATCCAAGAAACGAAGCAGAGATTGCCGCTGTCATGGACTGGGCCGGTGGTGTCAGGGCGTCGCTTACGCCGTTCGGGGGCGGCTCGAGCGTTTGCGGTGGTGTCGAGCCGCGCGTTGACGGTATCAGCTACAAGGCGGCCGTCACACTGGACTTACGCAATCTCGGCAAGGTCGTTGAGGTGGATCAGATATCGCGCGCCGCACTGATCGAAGGTGGTGCCTTTGGTCCATCGCTGGAGAACCAGCTTAAGCCGTATGGCGTCACGTTGCGTCATTTTCCGCAGAGTTTCGCGTATTCAACCCTTGGCGGCTGGATCGCGACGCGGTCGGGCGGTCATTTCGCCAGTCTCTACACGCACATCGACGATTTCGTTGAAAGCCTGCGTGTCGTGACGCCGCGCGGCATAATGGAAACGCGTCGCCTGCCGGGATCGGGTGCCGGACCGAGCCCCGACCGCATGTTCATAGGCTCCGAAGGAACGCTCGGCGTGATTTCGCGCGCCTGGATGCGATTGCAGCCGCGCCCGAAATTCCGTGCTGGCGCATCGGTTCGTTTCGACTCGTTCTTCGGTGCCGCCCGCGCGCTGCGCGCGATCGCACAGGCCGGCCTCTATCCATCGAACTGCCGCATCCTTGACGCGCAAGAGGCATTCAACACCGGGGCTGCCGACGGCAGCGTCGCGATTATGGTGCTCGGCTTTGAATCGGGCGATCATTCGCCGGATGCCTGGATGGCACGCGCGCTCGAATGCTGCGCCGACCATGGTGGGATACCGGAGGCGTCAAAGGCCGGCGATGCACATCTCGAAGGCGCGGCAGGAATCTGGCGCAACGCATTTATTCGTATGCCCTATGCGCGCGAGTTCCTGACGCCGGCCGGCATCATCAACGACACCTTTGAGACCGCCATCACCTGGGAGCGGTTCGAAAGTTTCCACGACAAGGTGAAGGCGGCGACGGAGGATGCGATCCTTGAGGCGACTGGCGTAAAGGGCGAGGTCACATGCCGCTTCACTCATGTCTATCCGGACGGCCCCGCGCCGTATTTCTCTTTCCATGCGCTCGGCCGCCACGGTGCTCTGCTGGAACAGTGGCAGGCAATCAAGAATGCGGCCAGCGATGCGCTGATCGAGGCGGGCGGTACGATCACGCATCATCACGCTGTTGGCCGTGATCATCGTCCCTGGTACGATCGTCAGCGCCCGGAGCTTTTCGCGGCCGCGCTTCGGGCCGCAAAAAGAGAGCTCGATCCGCAAGGCATGCTCAACCCTGGAGTGCTCATCGATCCGTAA
- a CDS encoding amidase has product MQAPPTATAPRILRKPPLPELERVAKSYNLNLSRDDLTSFRNLMDGVLASYRRLDQFAEPALVVKYPRDVGFRPPASDNRLNAWYWRCSIKGATSGPLAGKKIAIKDNVCVAGIPMMNGSNVLEGYVPDVDATIVTRILDAGGEIVGKAVCEHLCFSGGSHTSDTGPVLNPHDPKRSAGGSSSGSAALVVAGECDMAIGGDQGGSIRIPSSFCGAVGHKPTHGLVPYTGVFPIELTLDHTGPIARTAGDAAQLLEVLAGFDGFDPRQPAGLRTEAYTKQLSGHARGLRIGIVKEGFGWPNSEPDVDAMVREAAQRLTRAGATVTELSIPLHRDGIHIWNAIAVEGATMLMVAGNSMGTNWKGHYTTSLLDFYGRSRRVRANDLSETVKLVILLGQYMQDNYQGRYYAKAQNLARVLRAAYDEALSGVDLLLMPTLPLKATLLPAPDASREDYVARALEMISNTCPFDVTGHPAATVPAGMSAGLPVGMMLIGRHWEDGTVLRAADAFQVVG; this is encoded by the coding sequence ATGCAAGCACCCCCGACGGCGACGGCGCCGCGAATTCTGCGCAAGCCACCGCTGCCTGAACTGGAGCGCGTCGCCAAATCCTACAACTTGAATCTCAGCCGCGACGATCTGACGTCGTTCCGCAACCTTATGGACGGTGTGCTCGCGTCATACCGTCGCCTCGACCAGTTCGCGGAGCCGGCATTGGTGGTGAAGTACCCGCGGGACGTGGGCTTCCGTCCACCTGCCTCGGACAATCGGCTCAACGCCTGGTACTGGAGGTGCTCGATCAAGGGCGCAACGTCGGGACCTCTGGCGGGCAAGAAAATCGCCATCAAAGACAATGTGTGCGTCGCCGGCATCCCGATGATGAACGGTTCCAACGTGCTGGAGGGCTACGTCCCCGATGTGGACGCGACCATTGTGACCCGCATCCTCGATGCCGGTGGGGAGATCGTCGGCAAAGCCGTGTGTGAGCATCTTTGCTTCTCGGGCGGTAGCCATACCTCCGACACCGGGCCCGTGCTTAACCCGCACGACCCGAAGCGATCTGCCGGAGGCTCCTCCAGTGGCAGCGCGGCGCTCGTCGTCGCCGGCGAGTGCGACATGGCCATCGGGGGCGACCAGGGCGGGTCGATCCGAATTCCCAGCTCTTTCTGCGGAGCAGTTGGCCACAAGCCCACCCACGGGCTTGTACCATACACGGGCGTCTTCCCGATCGAATTGACACTCGATCATACCGGGCCCATTGCCCGCACCGCCGGTGATGCCGCGCAGCTTCTCGAGGTGCTCGCCGGATTCGATGGCTTCGACCCACGCCAACCGGCGGGACTGCGTACGGAAGCCTATACCAAGCAGCTCAGCGGACACGCCCGCGGCCTCCGGATCGGGATCGTTAAGGAAGGGTTTGGCTGGCCCAACTCCGAGCCCGATGTCGACGCCATGGTGCGCGAGGCGGCGCAGCGCCTGACCCGAGCGGGGGCAACCGTGACCGAGCTGTCGATCCCTCTCCACCGCGACGGCATCCATATCTGGAACGCCATTGCCGTCGAGGGCGCCACGATGCTGATGGTTGCGGGCAACAGCATGGGAACCAACTGGAAAGGGCACTACACAACTTCCCTTCTGGACTTCTACGGCCGGAGCCGGCGGGTGCGCGCCAACGACCTTTCGGAGACCGTCAAGCTTGTCATCCTGCTCGGCCAGTACATGCAGGACAACTACCAGGGCCGCTACTACGCCAAGGCCCAAAACCTCGCGCGCGTGCTCCGCGCCGCCTATGATGAGGCGCTCAGCGGCGTCGATCTCCTGCTCATGCCGACATTACCCTTGAAAGCTACGCTGCTCCCAGCCCCGGACGCGAGCCGCGAGGACTACGTTGCGCGGGCACTCGAAATGATATCCAACACTTGCCCGTTCGACGTCACTGGCCATCCGGCCGCCACGGTTCCGGCTGGCATGTCGGCTGGGCTCCCTGTCGGCATGATGCTGATCGGACGCCATTGGGAGGACGGCACCGTGCTGCGTGCCGCTGACGCCTTCCAGGTCGTCGGATAG
- a CDS encoding FAD-dependent monooxygenase: protein MYDVVIIGARCAGSALALMLARDGLDVLAIDRTTFPSVDGGIVASSTGPHVRSAYNARRVVCEMVPMSALGPGSDIARVA from the coding sequence ATGTACGACGTCGTGATCATCGGCGCGCGCTGCGCCGGGTCCGCTCTCGCGCTTATGCTCGCCCGCGACGGACTGGACGTCCTCGCCATCGACCGCACGACCTTTCCGAGCGTCGATGGCGGCATCGTCGCTTCAAGCACAGGCCCCCATGTCCGCTCGGCCTACAACGCACGGCGAGTTGTTTGCGAGATGGTGCCGATGTCTGCTTTGGGTCCAGGAAGCGACATCGCGCGCGTAGCTTGA
- the pobA gene encoding 4-hydroxybenzoate 3-monooxygenase produces MTRTQVAIIGGGPAGLLLSHMLARNGVDSVVLERQSRGHVLERIRAGVLEAGTIELLREVGLGARMDREGRVHDGSGIAWEGKPHFFIDTRKFTGRPMMCYGQTAITEDLYAARDAAGGVVIDDAANVALHELTSDRPHLTYEKGGQTRRIDCDYVAGCDGHHGVSRQSIPASVLRTFERGYPFGWLGIMSETPPYPEICYCYHSRGFALASQRSPMLSRYYIQCDLDARIEDWPDDRFWEELKARCPKDMADSIVTGPSIEKSIAPLRSFVAEPMRYGRLFLAGDAAHIVPPTGAKGLNLAVSDVFYLSRALTEALKAGRTHYLDGYSDMALRRVWSAERMSWGLTTLIHQFPNEAPFDRRMRENQFDYLLASERAQASLAEQYVGLPFES; encoded by the coding sequence ATGACGCGAACGCAGGTCGCCATCATCGGCGGCGGTCCCGCCGGTCTACTGCTCTCCCACATGCTCGCCCGCAACGGCGTCGACAGCGTCGTGCTGGAGCGGCAGAGCCGCGGCCATGTGCTCGAGCGCATCCGCGCCGGGGTGCTGGAAGCGGGAACGATCGAACTCTTGCGCGAGGTCGGCCTCGGCGCGCGCATGGATCGGGAGGGACGTGTCCATGACGGCTCGGGCATCGCGTGGGAAGGCAAGCCGCACTTCTTCATCGACACCCGCAAGTTCACCGGCCGACCGATGATGTGCTATGGCCAGACCGCGATCACCGAGGATCTCTATGCCGCGCGCGACGCGGCTGGCGGCGTCGTGATCGATGACGCGGCAAACGTCGCGCTGCACGAGCTGACGTCGGACCGCCCGCACCTGACCTACGAAAAGGGCGGGCAGACCCGCCGGATCGATTGCGACTATGTCGCTGGCTGCGACGGCCACCATGGCGTGAGCCGGCAATCGATCCCGGCGTCGGTGCTGCGCACGTTCGAGCGCGGCTATCCGTTCGGCTGGCTCGGCATCATGTCGGAGACGCCGCCCTATCCGGAGATCTGCTATTGCTATCATTCGCGCGGCTTCGCGCTCGCCTCGCAGCGCAGCCCGATGCTGAGCCGCTACTACATCCAGTGCGATCTCGACGCCCGCATCGAGGACTGGCCGGACGACCGCTTCTGGGAGGAATTGAAGGCGCGCTGCCCGAAGGACATGGCCGACAGCATCGTGACCGGTCCCTCGATCGAGAAATCGATCGCGCCGCTACGGAGCTTTGTCGCCGAGCCGATGCGCTATGGTCGCCTGTTTCTGGCGGGCGACGCAGCGCACATTGTCCCTCCCACAGGAGCGAAAGGTCTCAACCTCGCGGTCTCCGACGTGTTCTACCTCTCGCGCGCGTTGACCGAGGCCTTGAAGGCCGGCCGCACCCACTATCTCGACGGCTATTCCGATATGGCGCTGCGCCGGGTGTGGAGCGCCGAGCGCATGTCGTGGGGGCTGACCACGTTGATCCACCAGTTCCCTAATGAAGCGCCGTTCGACCGGCGCATGCGCGAGAACCAGTTCGATTACCTTCTTGCGTCGGAGCGTGCGCAGGCATCGCTCGCCGAGCAGTATGTCGGCCTGCCATTTGAGAGCTGA